The DNA region CCTACACTTTGAGATTGATATCTAAAATGAAGTCATATTGTTAACTGTCATTTGCGCGGTATAGAGCCACAAGCGCGGGCGAATGAAAAAGCAGTGAAGTTATTTTTCTTGGAACGCAAAGAAGACAATATTTCGAGTAGGCGTAAGTACTGTAAGGCAACAGTGACATATTTATCCAGTTACTTTTCGTTTCATATTACCAACCATACAATCATATAACGTTTACTGAATGAAGTGAACCTAATCAACACTTTTATTAATATGCTCAATATTTCTTTATTCACTAAGTCCTTATGTCGTTTTAACACTTATGTAGTTTAAACTAATCTCGATTATTCCATCTTAGATAAATGACACGTTAAAAAGAAGAATACCGTCAGAATTAAGGACTAAATTACATCGTATTTTATTAACATCACATTTCAAAAGTGTCTTATTAAAGAGCTTATTTCTCCGTGTCAATATTGGTTATTTAACTATGAAAACAGAACAAAATAACCCTCGTTGACATAGAAAAATTTTCCcgtttgaaaagacactcctcattttgATCTTCATAACAAACTCATCTGCATCACGCTTAAAATACCACTATGAAGCTGTAACTAATCCTTTTATGACTTTCCTCATTAGTTACTCATATCTTAATTGAATTAATAGACTGGCGCCTTCACGTTTCAAATCATTCCGTTGGAAAGAATTCCAAGATTGCCTAATTGGTGGCACAGTGGCCGTTTGTCTTCTGAAATGGGCCACTGCACCCGTTTGTCAACGAAACTCGGGAATCATGGCTACATCTTGCATAATGTGTTTTCTTCATCGTTTTCCGGCTTTAGCTGACATCATGTTTTGTCTTGACTATCCGCAACATTTGAAACTCGACAGTGGAAAATtagttactaaaataaattttGTGGATTTTCGAATCTACTAGAATGCGTCTCGTGAGtgcaataaatatattatatttaggaATGATGAATGAATGTAGCAAAGGATATTATAATTGAATGAAAATAAGTTCATATTTCCAAATGTTGCTGGTTCTAATTCTAAATATAGGTACAAGTAGTAAGCTTTCAAACTAAATTAGAGGATATTTTTGAATCCCGACTTATAACATTTACTGTGGCGTTTCATGAATTTCAAATAAGTAGTTAATGCcattttgttttgatattttatttctaGTTGCTATAACAAAGCAACCTTTaccatttttattttagtttaacgTAATTTAGTCAAATATTAACTAGTTATCTTCATGATTTAAATCTTCAGGTAACTACTTAGGTGCATCCATAAACAAAATTCAACACGTTAGTCCCTTTTTATTGACCTATTAACATTTCAATACCTAACAAACAAGTTCCGCAATATCGAAGAGAGACTCATAATAGAAAAATTCAATTCACACTTGCGTTTGGTATGTAAATGGCGGCGAGGAATGGGCATGAATAGAGGACGACAGAGGAAGGAAGCCGCATATAGGGTGTCCTTAATGCTGAACAACAGTGTCTAtagatgtagggaacaaatcaaattattttattaaatattttgtgtttttttagggttccgtagtcaactaggaacccttatagtttcgccatgtctgtctgtctgtctgtccgtctgtccgtctgtccgtctgtccgtccgtccgtccgtccgtccgtccgtccgtccgtccgtccgtccgcggataatctcagtaaccgttaccactagaaagctgaaatttggtaccaatatgtatattaatcacgccaacaaagtgcaaaaataaaaaatggaaaaaatgttttattagggtaccccccctacatgtaaagtgagggcagatattttttttcattccaaccccaacgtgtgatatattgttggataggtatttaaaaatgaatacgggttttctaagattgttttttgataatatttatattttcggaaataatcgctcctaaaggaaaaaaaagtgcccccccctctaacttttgaaccatatgtttaaaaaatatgaaaaaaatcacaaaagtagaattttataaagaatttctaggaaaattgttttgaacttgataggttcagtagtttttgagaaaaatacggaaaactacggaaccctacactgagcgtggcccgacacgctcttggccggttttttttaagtagtaacactactaactaactaactattgtggctcagtgatccaaagtgaatcttggcctccgaaacgagagatcgccacctgtcccgatcctgcgcagcctcttgccagtcactgacttgaagccgacgcagatccgccaccacactgtcctcccagcggtacctgggtcgacccgccgggcggggcggccaccagccggtcgacccaagaacgctctcttgacagcccgatcgtctcccattctaagtaagtgaccgaaccagcgaagtctgtgggctttcgtttcgccgatgatattgggtAGCACTACTAGgtacatataaattataaactgaaatagataccatacactaatcAAGCCCACTGGTACGACTGggtcgacgggtacctcggcggtcgaggtggtgtagcggttttaGTTTATCAcctcagccgcgttagctggagacccgggttcgattcccggctttgTCACCAGTGGACTTGATCGCTTttatttagtgtatggtatcgttttcagtttataaaagtgtctatactttatttattacatgtacCAGTAAAATAAAGGTAGGATTTTAAACTTTGTTTCATGTCTATAAAGGTCGCCGGTACAGACGAACAGTACCTGACTATAGTTTGCATTGAAACTGAAATTGTGTTAACAGTGGTTCGCACTTAAATTGCAGTTTGTCTATATTTTCCATAAAAATCTGCTtaattacctatattttttgGAGATAATTTTAAATGTTGTTACTATTAATTTGTCTTCTTACATTTTATAtcggtaatccatactaatattataaataggaaagtgtgtgtgtctgtttgtttgtccgtctttgacgaattgacgtaattttttaagtggagatatttgaagggacggagagtgccataggctacttttggtctctttctaacgcgagcgaagccgcggacaaaagctagtaattttatattttgGTTGTTTAGCTGACCAAGCCCACGgttttaattttgaatattcGTTGACTTTATTTCTATGTCTCCTGATATGCATTTACTTTGGAAAGCTTTAATACTTGAAatgtatttaagtaaataaactaAGAAAACCGAAAACTATATTCCTCTAAAGTATATATTTATACTTAGGTACACACACTGGCTATTACTTACTACTTAACGATGGTCACATCATCAACATTCATGTGTATAGTAGTACTGTAGTACACTAGTAAATTGACAATGATACAAAAAGTGCATCTGAAAGTGGTAGATAAGATAAACcaactaaaaataataataatagacacCATCACcactagagttgtgcctgctcgttcactgaaaagatcgctcccaactagtacgatctgcgaagtgtactagttcgttcttttaggacatttagtacagtagtacgccgaaaaaaataataaagacttACCATCACCACCCTCTATATGAACCCATCTGCTCGTGCACACAGCTGTGATCCACAGGAATGTGCACAGACCAACGAGTATCGTGCAAGCGAAGAGGATCCGTCGCTCAATGATCAGGGCTTGCATGAGCGGCCGTCGCTCGGCGCCTACCGATGAAGCTGTTGACATCTTGTCGGTCTCCATTTTTAtctgaaataaaagaaaatatggTCATTGATCTATCCAGGAACGGATTTCTCCAGGCAAGTTGGCAATCGAAAAATAGGCCCCGATACCAATTAAAGGTACAAAAGTAATATAATAGTGCCATGTGGTGACGGCATGGTATCAGAAAAGAATAGTACCACCTCATCTCATCTCATGCGTGTCGTTTAAGGTGACTAAGGGAAAACTGTTGGCGTAGATATGCACATGAGCAAGACTTCTAGTATCCTTCGCGGGGTCCTGAAGTACGTTTCTGGCAGTGAATTTAAAATGTTACCTACCTGTATTTCAAGCTGACACGCTTTAAAGCCATGAAATATTCATCAAACCATCCTTATTCAAACCGTTAATCCCATAAAGCCAAGGCTATAAACCAGCCAACATTCTCCCCGTAAAGCTATTGAAAAGGCAAATGCTCCAGACTAAAATACCTACTACAAAAGATACACCACCTATAAACGAAAATTGTTGTACGAGTATGGAGTGCAAAATAAACGTTCTGTCGCTAGAGAACAGAACTAGAATACGCTATATATTGTACCGTAAACTTTTACAAGATTTCACACTGTTTTCACGGACTATTTTTTggttataacactttaagttctcgcgctttgtacacatatttaaagtcacacacaggtcgaacgcgcaGTAGCCCCAGTAATTGCTAACATATGGATGGAGCATTTTGAAGAGTTAGCATTACGCTCCGGACCGCCTGTGATTACACTGTGGAAGAGATACGTAGATGACGTGTTCTGCATTTTGAGGGGCAGCTCCGATACAGTGGAACGGTTCGTTGACCATTTAAACTCCATCCATCCAAAGGTAAAGTTTACCTTCGAGATGGAGAGCGACAGATCCCTACCTTTCCTGGATGTAAAGTTGAAAGCTAAACCAGATGTAACCCTGGCACACTCCGTATACAGAAAGCCCACCCACACTGACAGGTACCTGCAAGCTTCTTCCCATCATCATCCGAGACATCTGCAATCGGTGGTCACATCCCTGGTTAACAGGGCTCGAGACTTATGTGACTCTGAACACTTAGACGAGGAGTTAGCCCATGTTCAGAAGGTGCTGAGGAAAAATGGGTATTTGCAGACAATCCCGCGCAAGACTAAGAAGGGGGAGAGACATCCGCAGGTTGACAGGCAACCAGCCTTTTTGCCGTATGTGAAAGGGATAACGGATAAAGTTGGATCAGTACTAAGAAAAGTCTCCATTAAGACTGTATACACACCGTTATCTAAAGTAGCGAGTCTCTTACGCAGTCCTAAGGATGTCATTCCGTACCAAAGTCCGGGTGTCTACAAGATAGATTGCAGTTGTGGAAGTGCGTATATTGGCCAAACAAAGCGCAGCGTTCAAGAGAGGGTGAAGGAATACATAGCggcagttaaaaatcgccatatacacaaatctgcaatcgccgagcacttgtttactgcggaaacgaatcactggattgagctacacaaacccaaagttctttccaccgagcgacactattatccccggattgtgagggaggcgatcgaaattaaaaaatatcctaaaaactttaacagggaagacgggtatagattatcgccaacatggggaccagtgattcaaatgttcaaaccaaaagatctatcttcggaccagtgcgcggatgttgtgagtgctgtgtgtcgttcggtgggaaataaacaataactaaaagtgggtagattatatttatttgtctaccccgaacatttatataaattaatatcgggtagttttgtgttgtttacatctccggtgacactttgctgggacgtcagtcttccgcgaccacggccagtgcaacctggccgaaacgttgggaaaaaaggtaaaaataatgttaattaatcgcgttcgacctgtgtgtgactttaaatattttttggttgTTTACTTTTCTTCCTAATGAATGTCCCTCAGGCAGAGTTTTCCGTTATATTATCTATGGGGAAGTGTATATTTAAATAAGATTATATAAACTGCGTCACagaatgataaataaatcaaataaagtgcattagggtaatttctaAAGTCGTATAAAAACTACCATTATTtacatcatatcaagattcccctttcgagattacccgagcatttttgtcattcaaaATTATCCTAATGCACCTTAACAACTTGTCGCAAAAAAACAATGTGTATGCGTATATTGCGCATACAAGAACGCCATACGCAGTACAACATTTGAAGAATAATTGGTTCAGTACAGACATCAGGATTTAGGGTTCGGTTATGTTTTTACAGTTTTCACTTATTTTTTTACTGATTTAGGTAAATCATTCTCGCACCCAACCAAGCACCCAAACACCACGTAGTATCGTAGAATATGTTATCAGttcaaatgtaatatttaatctGTGGCAGGTATCGTCCCGTCCATGATTGAGAACATATCACGCAATTGGTCCTGAGTAAGTCCCTGCGGATTAGTGCGTCTTATAAGCCGACGGAGCTTTGGAAACGTTGCCTACGGCAGTATTTTCGTATTATGTCATTATTGGGAAATAGGGCAAGAAAAATATACCAATTACgactgtcaatattattattctTAACGTTATATGGGGCTTAGATAAACGAAACTTTATTTATGAACACAGCTGCGGGTCTATTCTATTTTGATGGTGGTTTTACTGGTTTTAATTGTTAACGTTGTAGATTAAACATGTGGTCGCGGTTGTCCTCATTCAGATTGGGGCGATATAATGCAACTATCAGTATCCCTACAGAATAAATCGTTTGACGAAAATGctgttttgatttatttttcttaCCTAATTATACTCTATTTAGATCTTGTTCTCATTCCCTATACTTTGTAATTTATTTTCGATCAGTGACAGCTCTAGTGACTATTTATCcgttatttgtgtgatgagcacagatgggCTCAACTGCGTTAGGTGCAAGGGGCGAATACCGAGGCACCAAACTATCAACGAGCTTCTCCGACGCGCCTTGGCCTCAGCTAATATTCCCAGCGTTTTGGAGCCACCTGGTCTAAGCCGTACAGATGGCAAGCGGCCGGACGGCCTAACACTGGTCCCATGGGCAAAAGGTCGGAGCCTGTTGTGGGATGCCACATACGTTTGTACCTTTGCTCCCACGCATATCAGCCACACGAGCAAAAAGGCAGACCGCTGCCAAATTAAAACATACCAAATATGCGAACCTGGGACCAGTGTACGATTTCGTGCCGGTTGCCATCGAAACGGTTGGACCTTGGTGTGCCGAGGCCAAGAAGCTGGTCGCTGAGATTGGGCGCCGGTTGAGGGACAGAGGGGGTGACCCGGGGTTGGATCTTATCTGGTCCAACAACCCTTGCCATTCAGCGTGGCAACGCAGCTGGCATATTTGGGACATTTGGGCCAGGGAACAATTCGGGGGTAGTCGGTAGTCCTTGACGGGATtatttcctgagtcatggatgttttctatgtatttgtatattatatatatcattgtctgggcacccacaatacaagccttcttgagcttaccgtggggctcagtcaatctgtgtaagaatgtcctaattataatatttatttatttatacttacttataatatttattacatcgaagtatttaataatttgattcgtgtaatttgtatttcaataagctttattattattctgtgcttaaatatttaataatttaactaaaactgatCATGAACAAAACTAATTAGTAACTACTGAAATGCATTGTAATGTCCCATCGCAATATTGATCGCATGTCATTAGTTTGATGCCAAGATTTCATTACCTACTATTTTATTTGCAGTCGTTATCTCTGTTGTTTAATTTGGTAATGTGCAATTTAGTCTCATCATCTTATGTACCTAACCATTACATGTAGCGTGTCCCTATGTCGTGAAAGGTCTAGTGGGTACATATAGTTGAGGTTTTATGAGTTATACACGCATTGGTTACCACCCACTAATAGACAATGTTAGATATAATGGGTGGAAGTGGAGAACAGACATAGTTGGCATGTTGACAAAGTTGGCATCTACTTGATCTACTATACCACACATatctacacacacacacacacaacacaatTTACTAAGTATAACTTAGTGATGAAAATAGTACAGTGAACTTCGTTTTTAATATAGGCACGTTATACAAAAGGCAGTAGGTACGTTTAAATTGTAGCTGAACCTGATATGATATTATGAACTACTAGTTTTCCCTGCGACTACAGaaaccttaaataaaataacgaCCCAATTTATAAATAGAGGATaggattatttataaatattacgaTTATATTTAACGTGctaggtatatttaaaattatacgaAGTTTTAcgagtcaatatattttttcacgGCTCAGTAAAATTACGTCATTATGTGATTGTaggtttatattattatttttttattcccgAGGTTCAAATAAAGCGTTATGTTTTATTTTGCCAAATGATTTGTTTTATGAACCGCCCTACATTAATTATAGTTTTACGACCATTTTATAGGGCAATAATATTCTGAAAAGAATGCCTAGTATAAATTTATACACATATGTATTTTTGACATCTGCTTGTGAAATGTTAAAAGcaat from Leguminivora glycinivorella isolate SPB_JAAS2020 chromosome 14, LegGlyc_1.1, whole genome shotgun sequence includes:
- the LOC125233560 gene encoding uncharacterized protein LOC125233560, translating into MEHFEELALRSGPPVITLWKRYVDDVFCILRGSSDTVERFVDHLNSIHPKVKFTFEMESDRSLPFLDVKLKAKPDVTLAHSVYRKPTHTDRYLQASSHHHPRHLQSVVTSLVNRARDLCDSEHLDEELAHVQKVLRKNGYLQTIPRKTKKGERHPQVDRQPAFLPYVKGITDKVGSVLRKVSIKTVYTPLSKVASLLRSPKDVIPYQSPGVYKIDCSCGSAYIGQTKRSVQERMGSTALGARGEYRGTKLSTSFSDAPWPQLIFPAFWSHLV